The following proteins come from a genomic window of Alicyclobacillus dauci:
- a CDS encoding dihydroxyacetone kinase subunit DhaK, with product MKKLINNPEKVVEDMLAGFLRAHADILKRSDRDGRAIVRKNVERGKVGIVIGGGSGHKPAFIGYVGDGMADGVAVGNIFASPSPYPIFGAMQDIEQGNGVFLIYGNYSGDCMNFSMAAELAEMEGIEVKQLIVHDDVASAPKEEADRRRGIAGEVFIYKVAGAKAKQGASLEEVYAATHKANEWIRSMGVALSPCSLPQTGKPSFTLGVDEMEIGLGVHGEPGVRRGPLRPAAEVAAELVDCICADMDYTDSDVAVMVNGHGSTSLMELYIVYDAVAKELERRNIRIYRSYVGEYITSLEMGGCSLTMLKLDDELKELIDAPAHTACFHQ from the coding sequence TTGAAGAAGCTAATCAACAATCCGGAAAAAGTTGTTGAGGACATGTTAGCGGGGTTTCTCCGGGCTCACGCTGATATTCTCAAAAGAAGTGACAGGGATGGGCGGGCAATCGTCCGCAAGAATGTCGAAAGGGGGAAAGTTGGTATTGTGATTGGCGGCGGCTCGGGGCATAAACCAGCCTTTATCGGGTACGTGGGAGACGGGATGGCAGATGGAGTGGCCGTGGGTAATATCTTCGCTTCCCCGTCACCCTATCCCATCTTTGGGGCTATGCAAGATATTGAGCAGGGCAACGGAGTGTTTTTGATTTATGGAAATTACTCTGGGGACTGTATGAACTTTTCAATGGCAGCAGAGCTGGCGGAGATGGAGGGCATTGAAGTCAAACAACTGATTGTCCATGATGACGTAGCATCTGCTCCGAAAGAAGAAGCGGACCGCAGGCGTGGTATTGCAGGAGAGGTGTTTATTTATAAGGTCGCAGGTGCAAAAGCAAAGCAAGGAGCCAGCCTCGAGGAAGTGTACGCTGCGACACATAAAGCCAATGAATGGATTCGTTCGATGGGTGTTGCACTGTCACCTTGCTCTTTGCCTCAGACCGGAAAGCCAAGCTTCACGTTAGGTGTAGACGAAATGGAGATTGGACTCGGTGTTCACGGTGAACCCGGAGTCAGGCGGGGTCCTTTGAGACCCGCTGCCGAGGTGGCAGCAGAGCTCGTCGATTGCATCTGTGCAGACATGGATTATACCGATAGTGATGTAGCGGTTATGGTGAATGGTCATGGCTCTACTTCCTTAATGGAACTGTACATCGTCTACGATGCGGTCGCGAAAGAATTGGAAAGGAGAAACATTCGCATCTATCGATCCTATGTCGGCGAATACATTACATCATTAGAAATGGGCGGATGCTCATTGACGATGTTGAAGCTCGACGACGAGTTAAAAGAACTAATTGATGCTCCCGCTCATACAGCTTGTTTCCATCAATGA
- the dhaL gene encoding dihydroxyacetone kinase subunit DhaL, producing the protein MVTSNELAESFKYVAQAIHNRRDYLCELDSHAGDGDHGISMDLGWQAISNVESDGVPCAQYLRNCGKDFITAVGASIGPLYGTAFLRAAKACDGKDQLSVQDVIEMFHAAVAGMGERGGAKLGDKTLLDTLLPVDSALADGVKQNLSLNTLLEKVVSEAERGMESTAELVSRIGRSSRLGERSRGQLDPGAASAYVVIEALVTYLLPLAENVGSIQSI; encoded by the coding sequence ATGGTAACGTCAAATGAGTTAGCCGAATCTTTTAAATATGTTGCACAAGCAATTCATAATCGTCGAGATTATCTTTGTGAGCTCGACTCCCACGCTGGAGACGGCGATCACGGTATTAGTATGGATTTGGGTTGGCAGGCAATCAGCAATGTTGAAAGCGACGGTGTCCCGTGCGCTCAGTATCTCCGGAACTGTGGCAAAGATTTCATCACTGCTGTGGGCGCTTCAATCGGTCCGTTATACGGTACAGCCTTCCTAAGAGCAGCAAAGGCGTGCGACGGGAAGGATCAACTATCGGTTCAGGACGTAATCGAAATGTTTCATGCGGCTGTAGCAGGCATGGGAGAGCGCGGGGGAGCTAAGCTGGGCGATAAAACGTTGCTTGACACTCTATTGCCCGTCGATTCGGCTCTGGCAGATGGAGTTAAACAGAATCTTTCTTTAAACACTCTCTTAGAAAAAGTTGTTTCAGAGGCTGAGAGAGGAATGGAGAGTACAGCAGAACTTGTTTCGCGAATTGGCCGCTCGAGTCGCTTGGGGGAGAGGTCGCGAGGCCAGCTCGACCCCGGGGCGGCTTCTGCTTACGTTGTCATCGAAGCACTTGTCACTTACCTGCTGCCACTCGCTGAGAACGTAGGCAGCATTCAAAGTATTTAG
- a CDS encoding histidine phosphatase family protein, giving the protein MKVYLVRHGHATLNMEGAADRFCGRTDVPLSERGRAQARELGKVLRAQGISRIYHSGLQRSIQTAEIILGEFSDNRARVDLSLAEGMQEVPFGEWEGKTKAEVRSLDSVLYEQWEKQPASTVIPGARPFLPLYEAAIASLSALKGLHNQENIVVVGHSTINRLILIGLLGADLNKYRIIRQDNCAINVLEFKEGSAVTLEKVNWTAL; this is encoded by the coding sequence ATGAAAGTTTATTTGGTTCGGCACGGCCATGCAACCTTAAACATGGAAGGAGCCGCAGATCGCTTTTGTGGTCGGACGGATGTACCTTTAAGCGAGCGTGGCCGTGCGCAGGCTCGGGAGTTGGGCAAGGTACTCAGAGCGCAAGGCATTTCTAGAATCTATCATTCGGGGCTTCAAAGGTCCATTCAAACCGCCGAGATTATACTAGGTGAATTCTCCGATAATAGGGCAAGAGTGGATTTGTCGCTCGCAGAAGGCATGCAAGAGGTTCCATTTGGGGAGTGGGAGGGCAAAACAAAAGCCGAAGTTCGCTCTTTGGATTCTGTTTTATATGAACAGTGGGAGAAGCAGCCTGCAAGTACGGTAATTCCAGGTGCGCGCCCATTTTTGCCTTTGTATGAAGCAGCAATTGCCTCCTTGTCAGCATTAAAGGGTTTGCATAACCAGGAGAACATTGTTGTCGTAGGGCATAGCACGATTAACCGACTTATCCTTATTGGGTTATTAGGCGCTGACTTAAACAAATATCGCATTATCCGACAAGACAACTGCGCGATTAATGTCTTGGAATTTAAAGAGGGGTCCGCAGTAACTTTAGAAAAAGTGAATTGGACCGCTCTGTAG
- a CDS encoding rhamnulokinase — protein sequence MLKVSAVDLGASSGRISVGSFDGGKISLAEVYRFPNFPINLGSGVVWDFPRLFHEVKLGLRKMQLDYSQSIHSIGIDTWGLDFGLIGENGELISVPLHHRDPLNEEGMELVDRKLDRSTVYRKTGVQFMPVNTINQLARLVKYQPYLLDVSKNLLMMPDLFHFFLTGQNSSEYTIATTTQLLDVNQKSWDEELLDWLGLRRSLFTGVALPGTNLGPLRSEVQRETNLLTTRVISVATHDTASAVVGTPLASKNSLFISCGSWSLVGIEIENPIVNETTLSLNLSNEGGAFDTIRLLKNSMGLWLLQEVKRQYEALGDTVDFPSLVSGAFTAPAFKTFIFPDDPVFLPPNNMIERIQNWCVTHSLPKPETRCEIVRCILESLAMRYREILEEVEAAVGCQIDVIHIVGGGSQNELLCQWTANVTGRQVAAGPSEATSLGNMALQLYANREVSNLKEIREVINNSFQRHIYEPANVSAWEEQYRISKAKTQR from the coding sequence ATGCTCAAAGTATCTGCGGTTGATTTAGGAGCGAGTAGTGGACGAATTAGTGTTGGAAGCTTTGACGGAGGAAAAATTTCACTCGCGGAGGTATATCGGTTTCCGAACTTCCCCATTAACCTCGGATCTGGAGTTGTTTGGGATTTCCCAAGATTATTTCACGAGGTCAAATTGGGTTTGCGAAAAATGCAACTCGATTATTCCCAATCTATACATAGCATTGGCATTGACACTTGGGGCCTGGACTTCGGTTTAATTGGGGAAAATGGCGAGTTAATAAGCGTCCCGCTCCATCATCGCGATCCACTAAATGAAGAAGGCATGGAACTCGTTGACCGCAAACTTGACCGAAGTACGGTATACCGAAAAACTGGGGTTCAGTTTATGCCTGTCAATACAATCAATCAACTTGCAAGACTGGTAAAGTATCAACCGTACCTTCTCGATGTGAGTAAAAATCTTTTAATGATGCCCGATTTATTCCACTTCTTTTTGACTGGACAGAACTCCTCAGAATACACCATCGCGACGACCACTCAGTTGCTCGACGTTAACCAAAAGTCATGGGACGAGGAATTGCTCGACTGGTTAGGATTGCGGCGCAGTCTCTTTACAGGGGTAGCTCTCCCTGGAACGAATTTAGGTCCGTTACGCAGTGAGGTTCAACGTGAAACCAATCTCCTCACAACTCGAGTAATTTCTGTAGCCACACATGATACTGCCTCCGCCGTGGTAGGAACTCCGCTTGCTTCAAAGAACAGTCTCTTCATTTCATGCGGGTCATGGTCATTAGTGGGGATTGAAATCGAAAATCCGATTGTTAATGAAACAACACTAAGTCTGAATCTAAGCAATGAAGGAGGAGCTTTTGATACCATTCGTCTTTTGAAAAATTCCATGGGCTTATGGCTGCTCCAAGAGGTGAAACGTCAATATGAAGCATTAGGTGACACAGTGGACTTTCCTTCACTTGTAAGTGGAGCGTTTACTGCACCAGCGTTTAAGACGTTTATATTTCCTGATGACCCCGTCTTTTTACCTCCAAACAACATGATTGAACGAATACAGAATTGGTGTGTAACACATTCTTTGCCCAAACCAGAGACGAGATGTGAAATCGTTCGCTGTATTCTCGAGAGTTTAGCTATGAGGTATCGAGAGATTCTAGAAGAAGTTGAGGCTGCTGTTGGTTGCCAAATAGATGTAATTCACATTGTTGGAGGCGGATCCCAAAACGAGCTGCTGTGTCAGTGGACGGCAAATGTCACAGGAAGGCAAGTTGCAGCTGGCCCGAGCGAAGCTACTTCCTTGGGAAACATGGCATTGCAGCTATACGCAAATCGAGAAGTTTCAAACTTAAAGGAGATTAGAGAAGTCATTAATAACTCTTTCCAACGGCACATTTACGAGCCCGCCAACGTTTCTGCCTGGGAAGAGCAATATAGGATTTCGAAAGCGAAAACACAACGATGA
- the tal gene encoding transaldolase has translation MINVSSIRELTASGQSIWYDYVEREFVNDGELTAIVNQGVSGLTSNPTIFEQAICNSKAYDRDIQSLLSENLSAQQVYDRLSTDDIRNVAKILLSVYERTNGKDGYVSIEVSPHVSNDAEVTVAEGIRLSKVISSPNLMIKVPATPEGYEAITKLLAHGISVNVTLIFGMSQYRQVVEAYLNGVEQAIDKGIDVTKIASVASFFVSRVDTLVDNWLDENNAGSELKGKIGIANSMMAYRYFQEQFNSERFQSLAQKGVQVQRLLWASTSTKNPNYDSLLYVKELALPETVNTVAPKTFKEMLHTEFNLTEPQDIAVYEGLIRALEQVGLSIDFVAEELLRQGLVGFTQSYDRLLKEVDNKLALLSGEK, from the coding sequence ATGATAAACGTGTCTAGTATCCGAGAGTTAACTGCGAGCGGCCAGAGTATTTGGTATGACTATGTGGAAAGAGAATTTGTGAACGACGGAGAACTGACCGCCATTGTAAACCAGGGCGTATCTGGACTGACATCGAATCCAACAATTTTTGAACAGGCGATTTGCAACTCTAAAGCTTACGACAGAGATATACAGTCGTTATTAAGTGAAAATCTTTCCGCGCAGCAAGTTTATGACCGCCTTAGCACGGATGATATTCGGAACGTAGCAAAAATCTTACTGTCGGTTTACGAAAGAACAAACGGAAAAGACGGGTATGTAAGCATTGAAGTATCCCCTCATGTATCGAATGATGCGGAGGTAACGGTTGCCGAAGGGATCCGTTTATCAAAAGTCATTTCTTCCCCCAACCTGATGATCAAGGTTCCGGCGACGCCCGAAGGCTATGAGGCCATCACGAAATTGCTTGCACACGGTATCAGTGTGAACGTCACCTTGATTTTTGGCATGTCCCAATATCGACAGGTTGTTGAAGCATATCTGAATGGCGTTGAACAAGCAATAGACAAGGGAATCGATGTGACTAAGATTGCTTCAGTGGCAAGCTTTTTTGTCAGCCGCGTGGATACCTTGGTAGACAATTGGCTGGACGAGAACAATGCAGGTTCAGAGTTGAAAGGGAAGATTGGAATTGCGAATTCAATGATGGCATATCGATACTTCCAGGAACAATTCAACTCTGAGCGCTTTCAATCGCTTGCCCAGAAAGGTGTTCAAGTACAGCGTTTACTATGGGCTTCCACGAGCACCAAGAACCCTAACTACGATTCACTGCTATATGTGAAAGAACTAGCTCTGCCTGAGACTGTGAATACAGTAGCACCGAAGACGTTCAAAGAGATGCTTCATACAGAATTCAACCTGACAGAGCCCCAGGACATAGCGGTATACGAAGGTTTAATTCGAGCTCTTGAACAAGTCGGGCTGTCAATCGATTTTGTTGCAGAGGAATTATTGCGTCAAGGACTTGTCGGATTCACTCAGTCTTATGACAGGCTGCTTAAGGAAGTAGACAACAAACTAGCATTGCTTTCAGGTGAAAAATGA
- a CDS encoding DeoR/GlpR family DNA-binding transcription regulator codes for MKKLYTEERRAEILKQLKLDSRASVSDLAAKLNVSEVTIRADLRALEKSNLLLRTHGGAIMPEDEALSFTTRLNTRRSEKTRIAAEAFKHIKNHDSILLDASSTCLELAKLLRYEDINVTVTTYSLFAAQELVDNPKLNVFLIGGALRNQNSVEGLLGVSILDNIYPEKYFFSARGVTEEGELMDFDLYELELKNFLFNRSKYRYCLLDSSKIFSSSVGRFGSLKESEYLFTDTDAPKDLEQRFPELKIEYC; via the coding sequence GTGAAAAAGCTATATACTGAAGAACGTCGTGCAGAGATATTAAAACAATTGAAGCTTGACTCAAGGGCTTCGGTCTCCGACCTCGCGGCAAAACTGAATGTTTCCGAAGTAACAATACGTGCTGACCTGCGTGCTCTAGAGAAAAGTAATCTTTTACTTCGTACTCATGGCGGCGCAATTATGCCCGAGGATGAAGCATTAAGTTTCACTACTCGACTGAACACGCGTCGTTCAGAAAAGACCCGGATTGCTGCCGAAGCTTTTAAACACATTAAAAATCATGACTCGATTCTTCTGGACGCTAGTTCTACCTGCTTAGAACTTGCCAAGTTGTTAAGGTATGAAGACATCAATGTGACCGTCACAACGTATAGCTTGTTTGCAGCTCAAGAATTAGTCGACAATCCAAAATTAAATGTCTTCCTTATTGGTGGAGCCCTTCGAAACCAGAACAGTGTTGAGGGACTATTGGGTGTATCAATCTTAGATAACATTTATCCTGAAAAATACTTCTTTTCTGCCCGCGGAGTGACGGAAGAAGGGGAACTAATGGACTTTGATCTCTATGAACTTGAACTAAAAAACTTCCTGTTCAATCGAAGCAAGTATCGATACTGTCTCTTAGATTCCTCGAAAATATTCTCATCGTCCGTAGGTCGGTTTGGGTCTTTAAAGGAGTCTGAGTATCTTTTTACCGATACTGATGCACCTAAGGACCTTGAGCAACGTTTTCCAGAACTAAAAATAGAGTACTGTTAA
- the rpiB gene encoding ribose 5-phosphate isomerase B, which translates to MQIAIGCDEAGYDLKQIIMQYLEYTGHETVNLGCYTKDAVDYPDVAYDVAKAVQRKQFERAILICGTGLGVAITANKVKGVRAAVCHDTYSAERARKSNNAQVLTFGARVIGPELAKSIVDVWLKSEFQVRSRGYRYMRNPS; encoded by the coding sequence ATGCAAATAGCCATTGGATGTGATGAGGCAGGCTACGATTTGAAACAAATTATCATGCAGTATTTGGAATATACAGGACATGAAACAGTTAATCTTGGCTGTTATACCAAGGATGCAGTTGACTATCCGGATGTCGCCTATGATGTTGCTAAGGCAGTTCAACGTAAGCAGTTTGAACGGGCAATCCTCATTTGTGGAACTGGCCTAGGTGTTGCTATTACCGCAAACAAAGTCAAGGGGGTTCGGGCGGCCGTTTGTCACGACACTTACTCTGCGGAACGTGCCCGAAAAAGTAATAATGCACAGGTACTTACCTTCGGTGCACGCGTCATCGGTCCGGAATTGGCGAAGAGCATCGTTGACGTATGGTTGAAGAGTGAATTTCAAGTAAGGTCGAGAGGATATCGCTATATGAGAAATCCGAGTTAA
- the tkt gene encoding transketolase produces the protein MSYSSLDTLAINSIRTLSIDAIEKANSGHPGLPMGAAPMAYVLWTRFMKYNPRNPKWFNRDRFILSAGHGSMLLYSLLHLTGFDVTAEDLKQFREWKSKTPGHPEYGHTPGVEVTTGPLGQGLATAVGMAIGERFLASKFNKPHLPVVDHYTYALVGDGDLMEGVSAEASSLAGHLGLHKLIVLYDSNDISLDGPTSWCFTEDVQKRYEAYGWNVIRVDDGNNLEMIDRALQMAHASQDKPTLIEVKTIIGYGSPGKQGTAEAHGSPLGPEEAVKAKREYEWSHEPFVVPKEVTEYVSEVVETGQRREREWENMLNRFSWEFPAEAKDFKYACSGSIDLEFEGIFPKFSGHVATRDAFGKIINSIAPYLTTLLGGSADLSGSNKTILGERPHFSMSDYSGSNVFYGVREHAMGAILNGLSLHGAIVPFGGTFLVFCDYLRPAIRLAALMKQPVLYVFTHDSIAVGEDGPTHQPIEQLASLRAIPGLVVFRPADAYETGLAVRYALERRTEPVALALTRQQLPTLPELAKYQNEFSRGGYVVYQSGNGMDIALLATGSEVSLALEAAKKVAMQGLGVRVINITSMELFERQTLEYREHVLPASIARRLAIEMAHPMPWYQYVGRNGEVLGIDEFGASGPGERIVAEYGFTVDNVLQRINAILSRE, from the coding sequence ATGTCTTATTCTAGTCTAGATACACTTGCCATCAATTCGATTCGTACACTTTCGATTGACGCGATTGAGAAGGCCAATTCAGGGCACCCAGGATTACCAATGGGGGCTGCCCCGATGGCGTATGTTTTGTGGACTCGCTTTATGAAATATAACCCTCGAAACCCCAAATGGTTTAACCGAGATCGATTCATCTTGTCCGCTGGACATGGTTCGATGTTGCTGTACAGTTTGCTTCATTTGACGGGATTCGACGTGACTGCGGAAGACCTTAAACAGTTTCGAGAATGGAAATCAAAAACCCCAGGTCATCCTGAATATGGTCATACCCCTGGAGTTGAGGTTACTACGGGTCCACTTGGCCAGGGGCTGGCCACTGCCGTAGGGATGGCCATTGGCGAGAGGTTTCTCGCTTCAAAATTTAACAAACCTCATCTTCCGGTAGTAGATCACTATACGTACGCCTTGGTCGGAGACGGGGATTTGATGGAAGGTGTATCTGCCGAGGCGAGTTCTCTTGCTGGACATCTCGGACTTCATAAGTTGATTGTTCTTTACGACTCGAATGATATCTCACTTGATGGGCCTACATCTTGGTGCTTTACAGAAGATGTGCAAAAGAGATACGAGGCTTATGGGTGGAATGTGATTCGGGTGGATGATGGCAACAATCTCGAAATGATTGACAGAGCCTTACAAATGGCACATGCCTCACAAGACAAACCGACGCTCATCGAAGTTAAAACAATTATTGGGTATGGTTCTCCAGGAAAACAAGGTACAGCGGAGGCTCATGGCTCCCCGCTCGGCCCCGAGGAGGCAGTGAAAGCAAAACGCGAGTATGAATGGTCTCATGAGCCGTTTGTCGTTCCTAAAGAGGTTACAGAGTACGTCAGTGAAGTAGTGGAAACAGGGCAGCGGCGTGAGCGCGAGTGGGAGAATATGTTGAACCGTTTTTCTTGGGAATTCCCAGCCGAAGCAAAAGACTTCAAATACGCTTGCTCAGGCAGCATCGACTTGGAGTTCGAGGGGATTTTTCCCAAATTCTCAGGTCATGTGGCAACTCGTGATGCTTTCGGTAAAATCATCAATTCGATTGCTCCCTACCTTACGACACTCCTCGGTGGTTCCGCTGACCTCTCTGGATCCAATAAGACAATCCTAGGAGAACGACCACATTTTTCGATGTCTGATTATTCTGGCTCAAATGTTTTTTATGGCGTTCGTGAGCATGCAATGGGTGCCATTTTAAATGGTCTAAGTCTCCATGGAGCCATTGTTCCATTTGGCGGAACGTTTCTCGTGTTTTGCGATTACCTACGTCCTGCAATTCGCTTAGCAGCGTTGATGAAACAGCCCGTTTTGTACGTGTTTACGCATGACAGCATAGCTGTGGGGGAAGATGGACCGACTCACCAACCGATTGAACAGTTAGCTTCATTGCGGGCTATCCCAGGGCTTGTAGTGTTTCGTCCAGCTGACGCATATGAAACAGGGTTAGCTGTAAGGTATGCTCTCGAGCGTCGAACCGAACCAGTGGCATTAGCGCTGACTCGACAGCAGTTGCCTACTTTACCGGAACTCGCAAAATATCAGAACGAGTTTAGCCGGGGTGGATACGTAGTATATCAGTCCGGGAATGGCATGGATATCGCGTTACTCGCTACTGGTTCAGAGGTTTCTCTGGCCTTAGAAGCCGCCAAGAAGGTAGCCATGCAGGGTTTAGGGGTTCGAGTAATTAATATCACCTCGATGGAATTGTTTGAGAGGCAGACTTTAGAATATCGAGAACATGTATTACCTGCATCAATCGCCCGCCGACTGGCAATCGAAATGGCGCATCCAATGCCTTGGTACCAGTACGTAGGTCGAAACGGAGAAGTTTTAGGGATAGATGAATTTGGCGCCTCCGGACCGGGAGAGAGGATTGTAGCTGAGTATGGATTTACCGTCGACAACGTCCTGCAAAGAATAAATGCAATCTTGAGTAGAGAGTAG
- a CDS encoding bifunctional aldolase/short-chain dehydrogenase, with product MKRTGEEDALKELVKRSNLIGSDRSVCNWGGGNTSTKTQTIDHLGREIDVLWVKSSGSDLAEATNENFTALRLQEILPLLERDVMTDDEMVAYLANCMVDAKHPRSSIETLLHAFLPFTHVDHTHPDSIISLCCSENGRTLARDMFGDRAVWVPYIRPGFELSKTIGIAVRNNPQCEMVLMEKHGLITWGNTSEECYANTIRIIEEAATHIEARIDENSVFGGVKYPTLPVTEREDIASEILPVVRGLVSELNDAILTYDASDDFLQFVNSADALELSQVGAACPDHLVHTKRTPLYIQWDPSTKDVPLLKERLQQGLEKYVEDYQKYYESYIQLDVPMHDPFPRIILIPGIGVIGTGKNKKMANVAVDLYHRAVAVMKGATTLGNFVSLNEQESFGVEYWPLELYKLSMAAPEKELARKVAYITGGAGGIGSATATKMAAQGAHVVIADLNVESAANLAMKLNEDYGEGTAVAVFLDVTDENKVIESFKKAVLNFGGVDLFVSNAGLASSSAFIDTTLDDWNRNINVLGTGYFLTSREAFRIMVTQGQGGSIIFVTSKNAVYAGKNAAAYSSAKAVETHLARCLAVEGGPYGIRVNSVLPDAVLQGSKIWDTTWRSERARSYGVEPDQLEEYYRKRTLLDVNISPQDIAEGILFFASPRSAKTTGCMLTIDGGVAAAFPR from the coding sequence ATGAAACGAACTGGGGAAGAAGACGCTCTTAAGGAACTAGTAAAAAGGTCAAACCTGATTGGTTCAGATAGAAGTGTCTGTAACTGGGGTGGCGGTAATACATCAACCAAGACCCAAACCATTGACCACCTTGGGCGAGAAATTGACGTGCTCTGGGTAAAGAGCAGCGGCTCTGACTTGGCAGAAGCGACAAACGAGAACTTCACAGCTTTAAGACTTCAGGAGATTTTACCCCTTCTTGAGCGCGACGTGATGACGGATGATGAAATGGTGGCGTATCTGGCGAATTGCATGGTCGATGCGAAACATCCCCGCTCATCCATCGAAACCCTGCTTCATGCGTTTCTTCCGTTCACACATGTGGACCATACACATCCTGACAGCATCATCTCTTTGTGTTGCAGTGAAAACGGACGCACTTTAGCACGCGACATGTTTGGTGACAGAGCCGTTTGGGTACCGTATATTCGTCCTGGATTCGAGCTGTCCAAGACAATCGGCATCGCTGTCCGCAATAATCCCCAATGTGAAATGGTCCTTATGGAGAAGCATGGGTTGATTACATGGGGGAACACCTCTGAGGAGTGCTACGCAAATACAATTCGCATCATCGAAGAGGCAGCGACACACATCGAAGCCCGAATAGATGAAAATTCAGTGTTTGGGGGAGTCAAGTATCCAACTTTACCTGTTACTGAAAGAGAAGATATAGCTTCTGAAATACTGCCCGTCGTTCGAGGCTTAGTTTCTGAACTGAATGATGCTATCTTGACCTATGACGCCAGCGACGATTTTCTCCAGTTTGTCAACAGTGCAGATGCGTTGGAGTTATCCCAAGTAGGAGCCGCTTGCCCTGATCACCTCGTCCATACCAAGAGAACACCCCTATACATTCAATGGGATCCATCGACAAAAGATGTTCCATTGCTCAAAGAACGCCTTCAGCAAGGCCTTGAGAAGTATGTTGAAGACTACCAAAAATATTATGAATCGTACATTCAATTAGATGTACCAATGCACGACCCGTTTCCCCGCATTATCCTCATCCCGGGCATTGGAGTGATTGGAACAGGTAAAAACAAAAAAATGGCCAACGTTGCAGTCGACCTCTATCACCGGGCTGTCGCTGTGATGAAGGGTGCAACGACATTGGGCAACTTTGTTTCTTTAAACGAACAAGAATCCTTTGGTGTTGAATATTGGCCACTCGAGTTGTATAAGCTCTCGATGGCCGCACCAGAAAAAGAACTCGCCCGAAAAGTTGCGTATATTACCGGGGGTGCTGGTGGAATCGGAAGTGCAACTGCGACAAAAATGGCAGCTCAAGGGGCGCACGTAGTCATTGCGGACTTAAACGTGGAATCAGCAGCTAACCTAGCAATGAAGCTTAATGAAGACTATGGCGAAGGCACCGCCGTTGCCGTTTTTCTTGATGTAACCGACGAAAATAAGGTTATTGAATCGTTTAAAAAGGCAGTTTTGAACTTTGGCGGGGTTGATCTTTTCGTCTCTAACGCTGGGTTAGCCAGTTCATCTGCGTTTATCGACACCACTCTAGACGACTGGAACCGCAATATTAATGTGCTTGGAACTGGCTATTTCTTAACAAGCCGTGAGGCCTTTCGAATCATGGTAACGCAGGGCCAGGGTGGGTCTATCATTTTTGTAACATCTAAAAATGCCGTATATGCAGGAAAAAATGCCGCAGCCTATAGCTCAGCTAAGGCGGTGGAGACACACTTAGCTCGTTGTTTGGCAGTTGAAGGAGGCCCGTATGGCATCCGGGTGAATTCAGTACTACCTGATGCGGTTTTACAGGGGTCGAAGATATGGGACACGACATGGCGGAGTGAACGTGCTCGTTCCTATGGAGTTGAGCCCGATCAATTAGAAGAATACTACAGGAAGCGCACCTTACTAGACGTAAACATTTCTCCTCAAGACATTGCTGAAGGAATTCTTTTCTTTGCATCGCCGCGGTCAGCGAAAACCACTGGTTGCATGTTGACCATTGATGGTGGTGTTGCTGCAGCGTTTCCTCGGTAA